A window of Thermoproteus sp. genomic DNA:
AGCAGTTGATACGTTGGGCCTCGCAGGGCATTACGCTGAAGCCTGGCGACCTCATATTCACGGGGACGCCGCCGGGGGTGGGCTTCCCCAAGGGCAAGTTCCTAAAGGGCGGGGACGTGGTCGAGGCGGAGGTGGAGGGCGTGGGCCGCCTTAGAAACTACGTGGTGGAGGAATGAAGGCCGCCTTTTTCGAGAGGCCGGGGGAGCTAAAGGTCGGCGAGTTTCCGGATCCCGTTAGGCAACACGGCGATGTGTTGATCAAAGTGGCCTACGCCGGAGTGAACCCCATAGACAGGTCCGTCGTCTCTGGTGCCGTTCCGGCGAGCCCCATGCCCCACGTGCCTGGGGCCGAGTTCGTCGGCGAGGTGCTCGACCCTGGCGTCAGCGATTTCAAGAGGGGGGACAGGGTGGTGGTCTACAACAGGCTGTTCTGCGGCCTCTGTAGGCAATGCCTAAGGGGAGAGACTCAGCTCTGCGAGAAAGGCGGCATCATAGGGGTCGCCACCAACGGCGGCTGGGCAGAACTGGCCGCGGTGCCTGCCCGCAATCTCGTCAAGACCTCCGCGCCCTTGGAGCAAGCCGTCGGCCTCCCGGTGGGCGGCCTCACGGCCTACAACATGTTGAGGAGAGCCGGCGTCTCTGTAGGCGACAGAGTGGCCGTGATGGGGGCGACGGGCAATGTTGGGATTTTCGCGGTCCAGCTGGCGAAGCTCATGGGCGCATATGTGGTGGCCGTCACTAGGCGCGCCGATAGGTTCGTCACTCAGTTGAAAAGTCTCGGCGCGGACGAGGTGCTCACGCCTGAGGAGGTAAAGAGGGCAGGGGCCTTCGACGTGGTGGTGGATCCCTTGGGCGCGGGCACTTGGGAGCTCAGCTTCTCCCTATTGGCTAGAGGCGGGAGATACGTGACCGCAGGCGCCCTCACGGGCGACGAGGTGAGGCTGTCCTTGAGGAGGCTGTACGGAGGCCAGTACTCGGTGATAGGTAGCACGGGGGGCAGGCGGATTGACCTGGAGCTTTTGGTCTCTTTAGTGGAGCGTGGGATCCTTAAGGCGCCTATATCGCAACGTCTCAGCCTGGCGGAGGCGCCTCAAGCTCTCAAGGCCTTGGAGAGCCCCGAGAGGCTGGGCAAGGTCATTATCGCTATAGGTTAAGACCCACTTTTATTATGTGCAATACCTAGAGCCTATGTTTACGGCGGAGAAACTCACGCCGCCACACACGATTTCGAGGCCGCTAAGAGGAGCACGGAAAGGTCTCGACTATGAGCATCGCGGCGTCTGTGGCGGTTGTGGGCGAGTCAAGAGCTCACGGCGTTGTATAAGTAGGGAATCTACCCCGATATGGCTCCTCGCAGGGCCGAGACGAGGTCTAGGTCGATGGTCTTATGTCCCAATTCGGCTAGGGCCTTTAACTAATGGCGTCGAAAAGGCCTCAGGGGAGACGCCGTGATGGCGCGGCGACGGAAACGGCCGCCCTAAGACGGCGGTATGTTTATATAAAGCTACGGAGGGCGGTCCGTGAGGGAGGAGGCGCTCGCGTGGCTTAGGCAGGCCGAGCGGGACTTGCAGAAGGCCAAAAATGATTTGGTAACGCAGGATTGGGACGGGGCCGTGTTTTAGTCGCAACAGGCCGCGGAGAAGGCGTTGAAGGCCTTGTTGATCCAGCGGGGCAAGGCCGCCAGGACCTACAACCTGTTGGAGCTGGGGAGGCTTCTGGCGGAGGAGGCGGGCCTGGACGTGGGGGGAGATCCTTGACGATTTGCGCGAGCTCACGGTCCACTACACCATTTCCCGCTACCCAAACGCCGCGAACGCCGTCCCCTACGAGCTCTACGACGAGGCGAAGGCCAGAGAGCTCGTGGACAGGGCCGAGAGGGTGTTGGCATGGACAAGGCGGTATCTGCATTGATCAGCTAGGAGAGGGCTTGTTCCTTCTTGGCCAAGGCCCGCGCCCTTGCGGAGAGGGCCGGGGTGGAGATTTTGGGGGCGTACCTAGTGGGGTCGCGGGCCAGAGGCGACTACCTCGAGGATAGCGATGTGGACGTGGTCCTGGTGGTGAGGGGCGTGGAGGGCCTCGACGCCCTCAGGCGGGTGGAGCTATTCGTGGAGGCGCTTGAGCCCGGCGTGGAGTATCTGGTGTTCACGCCGGAGGAGTGGCAAAGCCCCCGCGTCTGGATCTCCCAAATGAGAGATGAGGCCAAGCCCCTCCCATGCACCGGGCGGCCAAGCGGGCCCTAACTGCGATCCCCCTCGTTCGTCCCTTCTCCAGCTACGGTCTCGTCTAGATGGAACCAGCTGGGCGAGCGAACCGGCTCCTCCCCGGCCCTCAATCCGCCGCTCTCGCAACGGGATGCACGCCGCTTTCCGGTCGAATCCCGACGTGCAACAGTGGATAGGGAGACGCAGTTGATGGTGGTGTGGACGACCTGTTAAAAACAGCCCATTAAGCGGAGGTACAGACGCCTATCCGAGGAGTTTGCCGCTCCTCAGACTTGGCGCCTAAGACGGCTCCGCAATCCGCATTGAGGTTCGCCGCGTTTGCCCGGCCTACTTCTCGCTTTACCCTTATAGCCCAATCGTTAAAAATCTTAATTATCTATAACCTATGAATAAAAAGTTGGCCGTAGCGATAATAGCTCTAGTTCTATTGGCTATATATGTCGCGGCCTCAGGCGGCCAGAAGCCCGCAGGGCGGGTGGAGCTCTACGTCGTGTTTCTCTGGCATATGCACCAGCCCCCCTACGTTTTGCCCAACGGCACTATCCTAGCGCCGTGGCCCCGCCTGTGGACCACAAAGGCCTACTACCCCATGGTGGCCCTCGCGTTGAGCCTACACGCCCACGTCACCTTCGACTTCACGCCGACCCTCCTACAGCAAATAGAGCTGGTGGCCGAAGGGAAGTACGTAGACCCCTACCTCAACGCCTCGGAGGCCGACCCCAACTCCTTGACTCAGACCCAGAAGGAGTTCATATTGGAGAGGTTCTTCGACGCGCCCCTCGTACAGATAGAGAGATATCCACGATACTACTGCCTGTACCAAGAGGTGAAGAACAACGGCGTCCAGTGGGCGCTGCAGAACTTCACGCCGCAGGACTACCTAGACCTACAGGTGCTCTTCAATCTGGCTTGGTACAGCCGATACGTCTTGGAGAGGGACCCCTCGCTGAGGCCCATCTACTTGGCGGCCCTCGCCAGCAATTGCTCTACCCACTTCACGATAGGGGAGAGAGACCTCCTGCTTAGAGGCTTCCAGATATACGCCGAGAGGCTCCTCCAGCTGATAGGCGAGAGGGGAGGGGGCGCCGGCTCTATAGAGTTCGTGACCACGCCGATGTACTACCCCATAATGTCTCTAGTCGCCAACCTCTCGTCGGCCCTCGAGAGCAATAGGTACCTCATAGTCCCGCCCACCGGCTACAACTATCCGCAAGATGTATACAACCAGCTGGTCGAGGCGAGGCAGTTCTACTATTCTAACTTCGGCTTCGTCCCGCGCGGCTTGTGGCCGCCCGAAATGGCCGTGTCGCAAGAGGCGTTGGACCTCGTGGCGGAGGCCGGCTACAACTACACCTACATCTCGGGCGACACGTTGGCCTTGACGTTGGGGTCCCAGCCCGGCGTGTTGAACTACGCCTTGTGGTATCTGCCCATCAACGGCAGTAGGCTCTACATCCTCGTTAGGGACGACTCCATATCCAATTATATTGGCTTCGGCGCGAGCGGCGATGTCAACGCCTACGGGCCCTACTACGCCGCCAACAAGACCTACTGGATGATCAAGTCGGTACAGGAGGAGCTGGCCTCCGCTGGGGTCAAGAGGGGCGTGGTCCTCATAGCGCTAGACGGCGAGAACCCGTTCCAGTACTTCAACGACGACGGCGTGTCCTATTTGACCTACCTCTACGGACTCATAAAGGACGACAAGACCTTGAAGATGGCCACTACCTTCGAGGCGGTACAGGCCCTTAAGCCTTCGGCGAGTCCCCTGACGGCGCGAGTCGTGGCGTCCACTTGGGCCGGCGACTTCTCCACATGGGTCGGCAATTGGGAGCAAAATCTGGCTTGGACCATTCTGTACAACGTGAGGCAGGCCGTAGCCAATTGGACCTGCCTATATGAGGCCGAGGCGGGCGATTGGTTCTTCTGGTACAGCGGCTACTACCAGACCGCCACGCCGCAGATATTCGACAAGCTCTTTAGGGCCTTCGCCAAGTGTGCCGCCGCCCATTACAACTACACGTGGCCTCTAGACGTCCCCATAGTGTTCTCCAGCGACGCCCAGATAGGGTGGGCCGGATCGCCCTACG
This region includes:
- a CDS encoding alcohol dehydrogenase catalytic domain-containing protein; translation: MKAAFFERPGELKVGEFPDPVRQHGDVLIKVAYAGVNPIDRSVVSGAVPASPMPHVPGAEFVGEVLDPGVSDFKRGDRVVVYNRLFCGLCRQCLRGETQLCEKGGIIGVATNGGWAELAAVPARNLVKTSAPLEQAVGLPVGGLTAYNMLRRAGVSVGDRVAVMGATGNVGIFAVQLAKLMGAYVVAVTRRADRFVTQLKSLGADEVLTPEEVKRAGAFDVVVDPLGAGTWELSFSLLARGGRYVTAGALTGDEVRLSLRRLYGGQYSVIGSTGGRRIDLELLVSLVERGILKAPISQRLSLAEAPQALKALESPERLGKVIIAIG
- a CDS encoding HEPN domain-containing protein — translated: MRELTVHYTISRYPNAANAVPYELYDEAKARELVDRAERVLAWTRRYLH
- a CDS encoding nucleotidyltransferase domain-containing protein → MAKARALAERAGVEILGAYLVGSRARGDYLEDSDVDVVLVVRGVEGLDALRRVELFVEALEPGVEYLVFTPEEWQSPRVWISQMRDEAKPLPCTGRPSGP